In Candidatus Hydrogenedentota bacterium, the sequence TTGCCGTTGCGCTTCATCGTCCATGGAAGGATCGATACCGAATTCGCGATGAAAATACTTCGTGAGTTGAAACCCAGCCTTCGTCTGAGTCAACTCACAAAGCCTGACCGCACTGGTCCCAATATCCAGGATCAGCCGTCTAGCGCGTCCGCGCCGAACCTTTGCCATAGAACCCTTACCCCAATCGGACTTCGGCGAGTCTTTACACAACCTATGCGCAGAGCAATGAAACCCTATCCCATTGCCCCTAATTCAAGCACGAATTCTGTCGCGATTTAGGTCTACAAAGACCCCTTAAGCCATTGTGATTTAGTGTAGTAAACTCACCCGCACTTGTCAACAGTAAAATCCGCTTTGACAATAGTTTCCCTTAGTTCTGACCTCCATTCGAAGAGGCCTTCACTTCCACTCCGCTGCGCTTTTGCACATCAGCCACACACCGGAATCCATAGTCCGCCCGCGCCCGGTCCGGAAGATCGAATCGCCGCCTTGCACTCCGGGCATCGAACGAACTTCCCATAAACGACCCACCTCGCAACGTGCGGTACAATTGACCATACTCTTTCTCGATCAACGTGTTGCCCGGATAGGCGGCATACCAGCTCTCTGTCCACTCGCACACGTTTCCTGCCATGTCCAGACAACCATAGGGAGACGCCCCTCCCCGATACTGGCCCACCTCCTGGATTTTCGAAGGCGTCGTCGCATTTGTGTTCGCCAGGCTGGCGTCAAACAGGTTTCCCCATGGGTACTCCCGCCCGTCCGTTCCGCGAGCCGCCTTCTCCCATTCAATTTCCGTCGGCAAACGCTTCTTCACCGCGCTCGCATACGCCGTCGCCTGACTCCACGTCACTCCCGATACCGGGTAGTTCTCCTTGCCCTTGTCAAACCGGTGCGATGAGAACACCATCTTAAACTCGGCGTTGGTCACCTCGTACTTGTCGATATAGAACGCTTCCACGAACAGCTTCCTGCGCGGACGCTCATCCGGCGACTGGTTGTCGACGCCAATGATCGCTTCCCCGGCAGGTATCAGCACCATGCCCGGGGGCGCATCCCCCTCAATCATCTTCAGATCCACGTTCTTACGCTCTTCCGGACCCAACGTCGTGACCTCTTCCGCCGTCACGTATCCCGGCGCATATACGCTCACCGTGTACGTGCCCGGTGTCAATTCAAACCGCGTCGGGGTCTTCTGAACCTGTATC encodes:
- a CDS encoding SUMF1/EgtB/PvdO family nonheme iron enzyme, with amino-acid sequence MSERDGVFSMCRGALEAQDTRQKRVSEGAGGAGQDSRVSTRLRTFSGYAMSGLLRGKLWFSFILVAVAGLVLNGCGSDSKQEVYNNEITIESLPESGAKVLINDDDYGVTPVTVKNIAPGAVLVELSKDRYKPTYKTIRVPEQGSETFSLEMRLLVGYLTLDSDPSQAEVKMDGDRVLGGTPLRKAEVPVGVHRFELRKERYEPLEFELEVKEEYQYTKAFDLTPKKGLLEVYSSPTGASIWLNNQIQVQKTPTRFELTPGTYTVSVYAPGYVTAEEVTTLGPEERKNVDLKMIEGDAPPGMVLIPAGEAIIGVDNQSPDERPRRKLFVEAFYIDKYEVTNAEFKMVFSSHRFDKGKENYPVSGVTWSQATAYASAVKKRLPTEIEWEKAARGTDGREYPWGNLFDASLANTNATTPSKIQEVGQYRGGASPYGCLDMAGNVCEWTESWYAAYPGNTLIEKEYGQLYRTLRGGSFMGSSFDARSARRRFDLPDRARADYGFRCVADVQKRSGVEVKASSNGGQN